The genomic window CATCCGGGCAGAACACGAAAGCGAGAACGACAATGTGGAAAAGGTGATCAACACCATGAAAGTGCTGATGAAAACCCCGACCCTGATCGAAGGAGCCATTATGCCGGATGCCTGCCCGACCGGTCCTGCAGGAAATATTCCGGTGGGAGGTGTCGTGGTTGCGAAAAACGCTATCCACCCTGGATTCCATAGCGCGGATATCTGCTGTTCGGTAATGCTGACAGATTTTGGAAAAGCCGATCCCAAAGCTGTGCTGGATACCGCCCATTCGGTGACGCATTTCGGGTACGGAGGAAGACCAAGAGGGGAACAGATGCCGATGTCGCAGGAACTAATGGATGCCTTTAGGGAAAACAATTTCCTGAATGACGAAAAACTGATCAGCATTGCCCGTTCGCATATGGGAACCCAGGGCGACGGAAACCACTTCCTGTTCGTTGGGATCTCCAGAAATACCGGAAATACGATGCTGGTAACCCACCACGGATCAAGAGCGCCGGGTGCTGCCCTGTACGATAAAGGAATGAAGGTGGCCAACAAATTCAGGATGGAGATCTCCCCGGAAACCTTAAGGGAAAATGCCTGGATGCCGTACGATACCGAAGAAGGAAAATCGTACTGGGAAGCCCTGCAGCTGATCAGAACATGGACCAAAGAAAACCATACTTCAATTCACGATGCCGTTTTGCATAAAATGGAAATTGAAAAAGAAGACCGCTACTGGAACGAACATAATTTCGTCTTCAAAGACGGCGATCTGTTCTACCACGCGAAAGGAGCCACTCCGCTGGATGATAAGTTCCTGCCGGATATTACGGGACCAAGGCTGATTCCTTTAAACATGTCGGAACCCGTTCTGATCGTGAAAGGAACGACCAACGAAAGAAACCTCGGTTTTGCCCCGCACGGAGCCGGAAGAAACTTCAGCAGGACGCAGCATAAAAAATCATTGGCTCATAAAACCATCGAAGAAGTCTTTGCTGAAGAAACCCAGGGACTGGATGTCCGTTTCTTTACGAATGAAATCGATATTTCCGAGCTGCCGACCGCTTATAAAAGCGCGAAGAACGTGAGAGCGCAGATTGAAGAATACGGACTTTGCGAAGTGCTGGATGAAGTGATGCCGTACGGATGTATCATGGCGGGCGATGTGCAGAAAAATGCGCCGTGGAAGAAAAAGAAGAAATTCAGAAAAGCGTAAATAAACATAAACTAATAACCCGGCCTTGTAGATGTGAAAGTCTGCAGGGCTCATGAAAACTTTTTATACGTTCAGGCTTTTGCATTGAAAAACTTTCCACGAACAAAAATCTGCGGCATCTGCAAAATCCGCGTGAGTTTTTTAACGCAAAGATTTATTCTAAAACTGCATATGCTAAGGAAGCAAAGATGAATCAGCAAGCTGATTTGATGAAGCGTACGTGCACGCTTCGCGCAGCAAATTTATTTGCCTTTGCCTTCTAAGATTTCCTGAATCAAAATTGATCTTTGCATTGAAAAAATTCCAACAAACAAAAATCTGCGGCATCTGCAAAATCCGCGTGAGTTTTTTAACGCAAAGATTTATTCTAAAACTGCATATTTTAAGGAAGCAAAGATGAATCAGCAAGCTGATTGATGAAGCATACGTTTAGGCTTCGCTTAGCAAATTTATTTGCCTTTGCATTCTAAGATTTCCTAAATCAAAAATTGATCTTTG from Chryseobacterium sp. SORGH_AS_0447 includes these protein-coding regions:
- a CDS encoding RtcB family protein, which codes for MEFNGNNLIELGYRPAKWFKESIEFINENRLDEGQIKIYLEQFRQPELVPLHETAKDFVINIRAEHESENDNVEKVINTMKVLMKTPTLIEGAIMPDACPTGPAGNIPVGGVVVAKNAIHPGFHSADICCSVMLTDFGKADPKAVLDTAHSVTHFGYGGRPRGEQMPMSQELMDAFRENNFLNDEKLISIARSHMGTQGDGNHFLFVGISRNTGNTMLVTHHGSRAPGAALYDKGMKVANKFRMEISPETLRENAWMPYDTEEGKSYWEALQLIRTWTKENHTSIHDAVLHKMEIEKEDRYWNEHNFVFKDGDLFYHAKGATPLDDKFLPDITGPRLIPLNMSEPVLIVKGTTNERNLGFAPHGAGRNFSRTQHKKSLAHKTIEEVFAEETQGLDVRFFTNEIDISELPTAYKSAKNVRAQIEEYGLCEVLDEVMPYGCIMAGDVQKNAPWKKKKKFRKA